From Plasmodium brasilianum strain Bolivian I chromosome 7, whole genome shotgun sequence, the proteins below share one genomic window:
- a CDS encoding regulator of nonsense transcripts 2 codes for MTSKERTISPQCSDVSCSKENDIFRVKILTEINDMNNNDKLINHENKKNMSINQIHKFINKLKNTKVTDLEKSGLKNLQDDIKHLNISKYLSEILNYIFNLTYHVNKYSDIFLLINIIIYISINYSNANELIEKIAFMKFFKLDEDDKNYFFIIFHDLYNNIKEVNVSTIGEDVASTECPRKEVVQPLEVVVQAKMEEKVPLPFHLPLCSSSKLPAYDNTVNRMHSQERKCENANGRESEADQPNVEHKGGNGGSYSTRGSVSSDGINKKTNYENGKDKQDVKTETMEKEKEEINDIQKLKELKSMIFKRLICYINKDSEESDNFLFECNIFASDNKEIKFSKKNTIDKKAYMREMLNDSDLMKKIEKKNKIRKILLCMYFELVLFKICNNIDLLIYMFINITFFFTLNFDIEIADKEKLITASQEKKDLNCAGASDMLSSIKKCLIVNTVITYDYFFTNSSTLFSEKSKAPDEFEKHNHAEIIPVEVELTHLAVMNTSECAKGGSCSGSGGDIAGRSSNRGESSNGGSSNGGSSNGGSNSIHCNNICSGAGVVAPSCLEHMNEVKAYVRNFFCFFYNNSMYNLLIYLYAEHVVNEYSSTNDRKGCVKEEYEFFKIYGKSKKLCVYFDLKKYCLDSIQIKGIDVLGLKEESYKHIKIFDNIKNRNEGEREIIIDETNSIWNNEEEKLFYTKFPDYSNMNITLNEDDNDEEETHMSINANGNINANGNIRANANITNSRHEHIMTTSGEYANSRGMKKGKESEQGMENKMVSDHSMREKKNDEGNKKESGITRWSSSTHGSGSVVSSSIYESGNMGSGTASIGLGSTTKSGGKKKEFGSYLDKIINMNSEKDVEDNVMVFLLNYNTKKKRKIIAHTIIHINKVMINLIPFYCRYIAIINKYAKDMYLIIIEELKRIVEKFIKEKLPCQNKKMKCIKYICELTKFKLLEMLYILDIINLLIENFTSDHAELCFYILDHCSLLLLNNSKTHIRFLNIFQKIKKKIKNAKNLSISQEFLFEECSIKIDNFITKNSKRKKKVSKYTEEELKKKFFLKKLLYEDLENTKADNICLYIRRFNWDDNFVTYTLKKYIFKYLLYMSIYQINNLASFLFSLAMYKPYFVTQIIDELYERIITIIEKNDFQKFAFLIQYAHLFAELYIYKLLNSSNILDLLYFLISFSDIDMFNFHHISSVYNFYNDNKFYFHQIRTRILYSQQGNGGKAFQQGRGLEGKNNMHSEREDKTMHDISSGCLSKGEQLIQIGGRTVNDRAHKECNSSCKDEIGLSGKEEIDLSERRPSRHRVEEEFFYCDNYEDSFYKFLFINRRNPVFYNIVCDANNNSYINIKMICIIVERCSNYFKNAPVMKYKLDKFLLFFMRFLFLLEPLPVYISNITSTILNTNLQGMNNVKTIKEIDIYIFKMLNAEYKIYLNGISKSGKCFSVSVEDLRISFDMTHKQNDRGCNKNDTMDGWHSRYSQHRPHSPHKSVDDYRNKEWSKFTHDHRDGNDLSYRNFHDKEKTLTRRGMNTSFNEIMNAKMNAKMNAKMNDTLNDTLNDTLNETVNETVNETVNVPTDDRKHDCAKMKSKGIVHHAGNVKEMEEQDEEKDDVIYMHKFNLSGEENQKIKKNKNINLMQYAMDKEIDEIINASIKENRLSKIKKVKRITNIKNDKLYSKLLNKTSLRRDM; via the coding sequence ATGACCTCTAAAGAAAGAACGATATCACCCCAGTGTTCTGATGTGAGTTGCTCCAAGGAGAATGATATATTTAGAGTCAAAATATTAACagaaataaatgatatgaataataatgataagtTAATAAATcatgaaaataagaaaaatatgagtATTAAtcaaatacataaatttatcaataaattaaaaaatacgaaaGTAACGGATCTGGAAAAGAGTGGCTTAAAGAATTTACAAGATGATATAAAACActtaaatataagtaaatacttgagtgaaatattaaattatatatttaatttaacatatcatgttaataaatattctgaCATCTTTctgttaataaatattattatatatataagtataaattattctaaTGCAAATGAacttattgaaaaaatagcgttcatgaaattttttaaattagatGAAGAtgacaaaaattatttttttataatttttcatgatttgtataataatattaaagaagTGAACGTTTCTACAATTGGAGAGGATGTTGCGAGTACGGAATGCCCGCGTAAGGAAGTGGTACAACCATTAGAAGTGGTAGTACAGGCAAAAATGGAAGAGAAGGTGCCCCTACCATTTCATTTGCCGCTCTGCAGCAGTAGTAAACTTCCTGCATATGATAATACTGTTAATCGTATGCATAGTCAAGAGAGGAAATGTGAAAATGCAAATGGAAGGGAATCAGAGGCGGACCAACCTAATGTAGAACATAAGGGTGGAAATGGTGGCAGCTATAGTACTCGTGGCAGTGTAAGCAGCGATgggataaataaaaaaacaaactaCGAGAATGGGAAGGACAAGCAGGATGTGAAGACAGAAACtatggaaaaggaaaaggaagaaattaATGATATACAAAAGTTGAAAGAGCTAAAGAGCATGATTTTTAAAAGGCTAATTTGTTACATTAACAAAGACAGTGAAGAAAGCGATAATTTCTTATTCGAATGTAATATATTCGCTAGTGATaataaggaaataaaattttccaaaaaaaacaCTATTGATAAAAAGGCGTACATGCGTGAGATGTTAAATGATAGTGatctaatgaaaaaaattgaaaagaaaaataaaataagaaagatattgttatgtatgtatttcgaattagttttatttaaaatatgtaataatatcgatttattgatatatatgtttataaacatcacttttttttttacattaaattTTGATATTGAAATAGCTGATAAGGAGAAATTAATAACAGCTAgccaagaaaaaaaagatctgAACTGTGCAGGTGCATCTGATATGTTATCTAGCATTAAAAAGTGTCTAATTGTGAACACGGTAATTACTTACGATTACTTCTTTACTAATTCGAGCACACTGTTTAGTGAAAAGAGCAAAGCACCAGATGAGTTTGAGAAACATAACCATGCAGAAATAATACCAGTGGAAGTGGAACTAACACACCTTGCGGTTATGAACACAAGTGAATGTGCAAAGGGGGGTTCCTGCAGTGGGAGCGGCGGGGATATAGCAGGAAGAAGCAGCAACAGAGGTGAAAGTAGCAATGGCGGCAGTAGCAATGGCGGAAGTAGCAATGGCGGAAGTAACAGCATCCATTGTAACAACATCTGCAGTGGAGCTGGCGTGGTAGCTCCGTCGTGCCTGGAGCACATGAACGAAGTGAAGGCCTATGTTAGAAatttcttttgctttttttacaataacagtatgtataatttgttgatatatttatatgccgAGCATGTAGTGAATGAATACAGCAGTACCAACGACAGAAAAGGCTGTGTAAAAGAGGAATacgaattttttaaaatatatggtaAGAGCAAAAagttatgtgtatattttgatttaaaGAAATACTGCTTGGATagtatacaaataaaagGAATTGATGTGTTAGggttaaaagaagaaagttataaacacataaaaatatttgacaATATTAAGAACAGAAATGAGGGGGAAAGAGAAATTATTATCGACGAAACGAATTCTATATGGAATAATgaggaagaaaaattattttacacaAAATTTCCTGATTACTCAAATATGAACATAACTCTAAATGAGGATGATAATGATGAGGAGGAGACGCATATGAGTATTAACGCGAATGGAAATATTAACGCAAATGGGAATATTAGAGCGAACGCGAATATAACCAATTCGAGGCATGAACATATTATGACCACGTCAGGCGAATATGCAAATAGTAGAGGCATGAAAAAAGGCAAGGAATCGGAGCAAggaatggaaaataaaatggtcAGTGATCATTCAatgagggaaaaaaaaaatgatgaaggaaataaaaaggaaagtgGCATCACTCGTTGGAGTAGTAGCACACACGGGAGTGGCAGTGTTGTGAGCAGTAGCATATATGAGAGTGGGAATATGGGTAGTGGAACGGCTAGCATTGGGTTAGGGAGCACTACAAAAAGCGgaggtaaaaaaaaggaattcgGCAGCTATCTtgacaaaataataaatatgaacagcGAAAAGGATGTGGAGGACAACGTGATGGTGTTTTTGCTTAACTACAacacaaagaaaaaaagaaaaattatagcGCACACAATTATACACATTAACAAAGTTATGATTAATTTAATTCCGTTTTATTGCAGATACATTGCAATTATAAACAAGTATGCAAAAGATATGTATTTGATCATTATTGAGGAGCTAAAAAGGATAGTTGAGAAAtttataaaggaaaaattaccatgtcaaaataaaaaaatgaaatgtattaaatatatttgtgagttaacaaaatttaaattattagaaatgttgtatattttagatattataaatttgcTTATCGAAAATTTTACTTCAGATCATGCTGAGTTGTGTTTTTACATTTTGGACCATTGTTCATTACTCTTGTTAAATAATTCAAAGACACATATacgttttttaaatatttttcaaaaaataaaaaagaaaattaaaaatgcaaaaaatttaTCCATATCCCAAGAATTCTTATTCGAAGAATGTTCAATTAAAATTGATAATTTCATTACGAAGaatagtaaaagaaaaaagaaggtatcaaaatatacagaagaagaattaaaaaaaaaattttttttaaaaaaattattatatgaagaTTTAGAAAACACAAAAGCAGATAacatttgtttatatataagaagaTTTAATTGGGATGATAATTTTGTTACGTACACtttgaagaaatatatttttaaatatttactttatatgagtatatatcaaataaacaatttagcgtcttttttattctctcTAGCTATGTATAAACCTTATTTCGTTACACAAATAATTGATGAATTGTATGAAAgaattattacaataattgaaaaaaatgatttccAAAAATTTGCTTTCCTAATTCAGTATGCTCATCTTTTTGCagagttatatatatataagctaTTAAACTCATCTAACATTTTGgacttattatattttttaatatcctTTTCTGACATAGACATGTTTaattttcatcatatatCTTCAGTGTACAACTtctataatgataataagttttattttcatcaaatTAGGACAAGAATATTGTACAGTCAACAGGGAAATGGTGGAAAAGCGTTTCAACAGGGACGTGGTTTagagggaaaaaataatatgcataGTGAAAGAGAGGACAAGACAATGCATGATATATCTTCTGGGTGTCTGAGTAAAGGGGAGCAGCTTATCCAAATTGGGGGTCGTACAGTTAATGATAGGGCTCATAAAGAGTGTAACTCATCGTGCAAAGATGAGATTGGCCTATCCGGTAAAGAAGAGATTGACCTCTCCGAAAGAAGACCCAGTAGACACAGGGTAGAGGAAGAATTTTTCTATTGTGATAATTACGAGGACAgcttttacaaatttttgttcataaataGGAGAAACCCAGtgttttataatattgtatGTGATGCTAACAATAACAGTTACATTAACATCAAGATGATATGCATAATAGTAGAGAGGTGTtcgaattattttaaaaatgctcctgtaatgaaatataagttggataaatttcttttattttttatgcgctttttattccttttagAACCATTACCTGTATATATCAGCAATATAACTAGCACTATATTAAATACTAATTTGCAAGGAATGAATAACGTGAAAACTATAAAGGagatagatatatacatatttaaaatgttgaATGCAGAATATAAGATATACTTAAATGGGATAAGCAAAAGTGGTAAATGTTTTTCTGTATCAGTGGAAGACTTACGTATTTCTTTCGATATGACACATAAGCAGAATGATAGAGGATGTAACAAGAATGATACTATGGATGGTTGGCATAGTCGTTATAGTCAGCATAGACCACACAGTCCGCACAAGAGTGTGGATGATTATCGTAATAAGGAGTGGAGCAAATTCACTCATGATCATAGGGATGGTAACGATTTATCGTATCGTAATTTTCAcgataaagaaaaaacattaaCGAGGAGAGGAATGAATACATCATTCAATGAAATAATGAATGCGAAAATGAATGCAAAAATGAATGCAAAAATGAATGATACATTGAATGATACATTGAATGATACATTGAATGAAACAGTGAATGAAACAGTGAATGAAACAGTGAATGTACCAACGGATGACAGAAAACACGACTGTGCAAAAATGAAGAGCAAAGGAATAGTACATCATGCGGGGAATGTAAAAGAAATGGAAGAACAAGATGAAGAAAAGGATGATGTTATCTATATGCACAAATTTAATTTGTCAGGCGAggaaaatcaaaaaataaaaaaaaataaaaatattaatttaatgcAGTATGCCATGGATAAAGAAATtgatgaaataattaatgcctcaataaaggaaaatagactatctaaaattaaaaaagttaaacgCATTACTAACATTAAGAATGACAAGTTATATAGTAAGCTGCTCAACAAAACAAGTCTACGCAGAGATATGTAA
- a CDS encoding histone deacetylase 1 has product MSNRKKVAYFHDPDIGSYYYGAGHPMKPQRIRMTHSLIVSYNLYKYMEVYRPHKSDVNELTLFHDYEYVDFLSSISLENYREFTYQLKRFNVGEATDCPVFDGLFQFQQSCAGASIDGAAKLNHHCADICVNWSGGLHHAKMSEASGFCYINDIVLGILELLKYHARVMYIDIDVHHGDGVEEAFYVTHRVMTVSFHKFGDYFPGTGDITDIGVHHGKYYSVNVPLNDGITDDAFVDLFKVVIDKCVQTYKPGAIILQCGADSLTGDRLGRFNLTIKGHARCVEHVRAYNLPLLVLGGGGYTIRNVSRCWAYETGVVLNKHHEMPDQISLNDYYDYYAPDFQLHLQPSSIPNYNSPEHLSRIKMKITENLRNIEHAPGVQFSYVPPDFFDSEIDDESDKNQYELKDDSGGGRAAGTRAKEHSTTHHLRRKNYEDDFFDLSDRDQNII; this is encoded by the coding sequence atgtcaAACAGAAAAAAGGTAGCATATTTTCATGATCCAGACATAGGTAGCTATTATTATGGAGCTGGTCATCCTATGAAACCGCAGAGAATTCGAATGACACATTCGTTGATAGTATCgtataatttgtataaatatatggagGTATATAGACCACATAAAAGCGATGTGAACGAATTAACATTATTTCATGATTATGAATATGTAGACTTTTTATCGTCTATATCATTGGAAAATTATAGAGAGTTCACATATCAATTAAAAAGATTTAATGTAGGTGAAGCTACTGACTGTCCTGTTTTTGATGGtctttttcaatttcaaCAATCGTGTGCAGGGGCATCTATTGATGGAGCAGCAAAATTAAATCATCATTGTGCGGATATTTGCGTGAATTGGTCAGGTGGATTGCATCATGCAAAAATGTCGGAAGCTAGCGGTTTTTGTTACATCAATGATATAGTTTTAGGtattttagaattattaaaatatcatGCGCGAGTTATGTATATAGATATTGATGTCCATCATGGTGATGGAGTTGAAGAAGCTTTTTATGTTACTCATAGAGTAATGACAGTTTCTTTTCATAAGTTTGGAGATTATTTCCCAGGTACAGGTGATATTACAGATATAGGTGTTCATCatggaaaatattatagTGTTAATGTACCATTAAATGATGGCATTACAGATGATGCTTTTGTTGATTTGTTTAAAGTTGTTATAGATAAATGTGTACAGACATATAAACCAGGAGCTATTATATTACAATGTGGGGCTGATAGTTTAACAGGTGATAGATTGGGTAGGTTCAATTTAACTATAAAAGGGCATGCAAGATGTGTAGAGCATGTGAGAGCATATAATTTACCACTTCTAGTATTAGGAGGTGGCGGATATACTATACGTAATGTATCACGATGTTGGGCATATGAAACTGGTGTAGTATTAAATAAGCATCATGAAATGCCTGATCAAATAAGCTTAAAtgattattatgattattatgCCCCTGATTTTCAATTACATTTACAACCATCAAGTATACCAAACTATAATTCACCTGAACATTTGAgtagaataaaaatgaaaattacaGAAAATTTACGTAACATTGAACACGCACCTGGTGTTCAGTTCTCTTATGTACCTCCAGACTTCTTCGATTCGGAAATAGATGATGAAAGTGATAAAAATCAATATGAACTTAAAGATGACAGTGGAGGTGGTAGAGCTGCAGGGACCAGAGCAAAAGAACATTCAACTACTCATCATTTAAGGaggaaaaattatgaagatGACTTTTTTGATTTATCAGATCGAgatcaaaatattatttag